A window of Hordeum vulgare subsp. vulgare chromosome 5H, MorexV3_pseudomolecules_assembly, whole genome shotgun sequence genomic DNA:
GGTCCGCTTGGCCCAGTTTACATTGCCACACCTGAAGCACACAGAGAAAATGGGTTTCACATCAGATAACAGCCTTATAGAACAGTACAAAACATTGTACTTCTATTACTCTCAAGAACTTTAATCGGTCCCAAAGTAAGACTAGAAAGAGGGTATCTTCCTTGCTAGGTCTATAAAATACTTGTGAGGCAATGGACAATAGCAATTACAATATGATGAAGCAAACTTAGCCTGTAACAAGAATCGTACAACATATGATACCACCCTAAAATCATTTGCCACCCAAACAGCCCCTTTTTTTTTAAAGTTGTGAGATGGGTACAGACAGGCAGGCAGCAACCTAGTAAAACATACTCCCTGCTTCACAAAATGGAAGGTACATAAATGCTGTCCTAAGTCAAATGACAAAGTTTGTAGAAAAAGATATCAACATCTAAAATACCAAATCAATAGAAGTCAATATTTCTTTCTCTACACTACAAATCTAGTCAAACTTTTTTTTAAACAAGTTAGAACCTTACATTTTGGGAAGGAGGGAGTACAAATGGAAGTGCAAGGACAGAGTAGAGACTAAAGAGACATATCAAAGCAATGGAATAAAAAATATTTAGATGTTCTTACATCGTACATGGCCAATCATTAGGACCAAACAGCCCAGGAGGAccaccaacagcagcagcagcacgactGCCTCTTGCATCATCACTACCACGGCCTCTAcccctaccaccaccaccacctgatCCACTAACACCAGCAGGGCGAGAGGCTCCACAACGATTACACACACCACGGAAGGCAAAATTTACATTGCCACAGCTGAAAGAAGAAATCATATAAGAAAGGATAGAGTACATAGTAAAGGCCATACTAATTAGCAACAAAAGAGAAGTTGCTCACCAATCGTAACAGACCTTGTATTTGGACACATCCAATCTCCATCTTGCTGCCAAGCTTTTGCTGGACCATCACCACGTCCTCTACCCCTGCCTGACCCGTTATCCAATTCATCTTGTCCAACAATCTCAGCATCGACGCTCACATTGGTGAAGTTATCAACTGTGTCTTTGTTTTTTGACTCAGCTATGTGAACCTGGATGATGCTTCCATGGAAATCCTTATTGTTGAACCATTCCACAGCAGCTGAAGCAGCATGGGGATCTTCATAGGTgactgttgcatcaccctttggtTCATTTGTAACTTTGTCCCTGTATATCCAAATCTTTGGGTGGCCAGTCCTTTTGTCCTTCTGATGAGATACGAGAACAAGAAATGACAAATATATCATGACATGGAATTAACAAGCGCTTACAAGACCATTCAAGAACTTGCATGTGGTTGCGAAAATGTTACCTGGTAAGACCCATACCTTTAGCAACCCTATGGTGCCAAAATATTCAGCCAACATGGTCTCATCAGTTCCAGGAGGCAGATTGCATACATAAATAGAGCCATTTGGGGGTCCGCGAGACATATATCCAGCCATCTGTTAACACAAAGGTCAGATGTGGATGATTAGTGCAATTCCTCAAAGCATGTTTTTGAAACAATATCACAAGCACAAAAGTGCAAATGGCAAAAATAGCAACGAGAAGAACAGAGCAGGCCAGGTAGTAAACAGGAAGAAGATAAAAAGGGGGATACACCATGGATTATTAACATATCATAAGCTTACAAGAAAGTTACTCCCTCCGAGTCGCTGAAACGGATGTATCTAGCACTGAAATACGTCTATGATACATCTGTTTGAGCGACAactaatatggatcggagggagtgcCCATAATGCTAAGTCACTGGTTCAGCATGGTGAAGTTAAGTGGATGAGATATGAACAACCTTACATCATTGTTTAATTCAGGGGCTGCATCGCATGCAATAGGTAAACCTGATGGCATTCTTAGTTGCAAAAATTGACACATCACATGTTAATTTGTGATGTTACTGCATTTTAGCAGAAAACTTGGAGAGGATGCATATTCCATCACCAAGCTGGATGCACATGAAGAGCTACCAATTTGACATGTCTACTTATCACACGTAATACAACGACAATTGCAGATATATTTAACCAACCGTACAAATGATGGGCCCAAAACACAGCCCAAAATCTAGCGCAACATTCAAACAACAAACAGATGACAAGGCTGAcagagagcaccagaacaccgtgTTTGACAACTGGATCAGAGTCGAGGTCCTCAACGATATTTTTTACCAGCGTGAGAAATCCAACGGGTCACGCATGTGAGTGTTGAGCACATAGTCTATAGAACGTAACTAAACCCCCGTCGCTGAAGCAGAAATCCCTTGAATTCCCTCACCGGGCGACAAACCGCGGCGAGCGAGAGGGGGCGGCGAGGCTTTACCTAGTCCGGGATGCGCCGAGGTTGACGGCGCGGATCGAAGGCGTGCGCGGAGGACCGCGCGCCTCGTGCTCTGCCGACGGGAACGCGGCGGCGGCCGCGTGGTTGAGAAGCCGCGACGGCGCTAGGTTTGGGCGGATCTCAGCGCTCACTGCGTGCTTGGGGATGGCGTTTCGTGGGCGATGGGCACACGCAATTAGGGCGAGGGCAGGGCAGGCTGAGATGCTGGGCTTCTGGGCTGTCAACGTTTGTCAGCTGGGTTGAAAAGAAATGGGCCAAATTCGGTTGGACCGGTGATTTGTAACCCCTGGATCCCATAAGACTCACAAAAAAAAcgaatatttttttttaaaatcctTCATGTATCACCTTTCGCCGGGCAGACCAGATGGTTTTTCAAACACCCCACGCCGCACATGGTTTTATTTTAGCTATTTATCAatcttgcaaaaagaaataagatCAACAATAGTTTATTCCATTACTATAGTGTTACAATCCTTTGACAAGAGATCGTGAATGCATAGAAGTCCTCTGTCGAACCACATACTCGTAGCTGGCTCAGAGAGAACAACTGTTGAAGAAGCTGGAGGCAGCTCGTTCATTACCAGCTACTAGACCGACGACTTGGAGCCCACCTCCAGACCAACACGCAAAGCTGAACGTTGATGCATCAGTAGCGCGACATGAAGGTTTTGGGATGGTTGCAGTGATTTCTCAGAACGATAGATGCGCCTTTCAATGGCATCGACGATGGTTTGTGGAAATATTGATGATCCCGAGATACTGGAGACGTTGTCGGTCCATGAAGCACTAGCGCTTTGAGATGATTTTTACTTGCAAAAATATGGTGTTGCTTATGATTGCGAAGTGGTCGCGGAGGCTATCAAATCTGAAATGATGCATTGTATGAGGTTGTAGCACATGAATTAGTAGAACAATCCAgagtcttttttttctttttgattaACCATGAATCTAGAACCTCGAATATAAAGGCTAACAGACTTGCGAAGCATGTTTTAACGTTGGTTAGGCCAGCCGGAAAATCTTGGTTTCATCTTTGTAAATTTCGTGACGGTTGAATAAAGTTTAACGAGTTTGTCTCAAGAAAAAGACTAATGTTTATCTCTCCTTTAATAATAATAAATCAGTTAATGCTTCTGTCGTACGCCATGATGTTTTTACAAAAAAACTCCTCCTATTTTTgacaaatcaacccgcagtccctacTTTAGTTGATTCAGAAAAAACGTTTcacttttataaaaaaaactTGTAACCCGTCTCTGCCCGAACCGGACCGCACCGCCGCGTGCAGCTCCCTCCTGATCGAGCTCCCCTCGCGCCCGCAAGCCTCCTCACCGGTGACCCCACACCGCCGCCACGCCCCGTCGGACCTCCGGCCGCTCTGGCGCCTCgcccctctcccttctcctccttcctctcaatCTTCTCGCATCTCTCCCTCTTTCTCGCTGAACAGGGACCTCCAGGAGGGCCATGGCGCCGCCGGCCCTCAATCTCGCCAGATCTGACAGCGTCCACGCCAAATCCACCGAAAATGGATCCACCACGGCCAGATCCGACCGGGCCTCGATCAGAATCTCCATCAAATCTCGCCGCATTGCAACTTCCAGAGTAACGCCCAATGTCGCCGGCGAAGGAAAATCATCCGTCGAGCCGTCCATCCCTGAGGCGGCTACACCAAAGGTATGTCGCCTCTTGAAAGTTAATCAGCGATATAAGCCcgtgttttagtttttttttttgaaaaattggtGATACTTCTGATTGCTCTTCAGATTCTTATTTCCCTCTCAGTTCTATGTATGTTCCTGTACTTTCAATTGAATCTTCAGTTCTCAAAATTGCTGCAACTTGCAATCAACCCTGATGAAGAACCTAGATGCGTAGATTGATGTGTAAAAAAAGACTAATGACTTACGTTTTAACTTGGGGTATGCATGGATGCATGTGCGTACCTACATCTACTCACAGTTCAATTAGCATATTCAGTGTTCTATGCATCATTGTTCATCTTCTGGCCATACAATTCCAGAAAAGAAAGAGTTTCGGCAACAGTTAATAGGAAGTGAGCAGGGAGATAATGAACATGTAAAGCAGTTTTTTTTAGAAAGTAAAACTGGAGTTCGGTTTGTACTTCAGCCATCACTTAAGAAGTTCTTCACCACCTGTAAATTCTTTGGGAGCTTCCAAGGATATAATTTTTTTCAGGATGCCAATTATAAGAGGTAAGGAGTGCTTTAATTAAGATCCGATGTTTGTCGGTTCTCACATGATAATACTTTGGAAATCACAAGCACTACAGAGTCATGTATTGTGTGGATCAATACttattttatactccctccgtacgaaattacttgtcgcacaaataaataaaaaagaatgtatctaaaactaatatacatctagatacatccatttttatgacgagtattttcggacggagggagtagttgtttgTCGTTAGTTTTATGTGTTTCCTTTTTTGCTTTTACTATGACAAGTGCAGATTGAGTTTCTATATAAACATAAAATTTCTTTGATATTTTCGAAATTCACAAAGGTAGTTTTTAGAAATGGGGCAAAACAATTACTTTCgtattaaggacagtaaaaccggACCTATTCCGAGCTCTCTCACGCATCCTTGCTCGTGAGCCGTTGATTACCGGACCTATTCCGAGCTCTCTCACGCACAATTACTTTcgtatatatattaaaatgttgCTCCAACCCGTCGGTCCTCGGTTATAGTAGTACATATATACTCAGTGAGGAGCTGGGTCCACTTAACATGAAGGAGGTTTAGCAAATTCCGCATATGTTACTCTAGATTGTACCATAAACTGGACTTGGTGGGATTTTAATATTTCCTACCTCTATCTCTTTTGTGTGATTTTCCATCGGGGAGTTTAAAGTCCATCCTCATCTAGCTTCTTTCTATTTCTCTTGCTTTGTTATCATAGCTCAAAAGAATCCCGCTAGCTAGCTGATGGAACCTTACCATTAGCCATCCCAAATTATTCCAGGAAATTTACATCTACAGCCATAAAATGCTCATTAATCTGGTCTGAAAGATATATATTTGGGTGGATAGGTTTGAGAGATTCAAAATATTGCATTGCTATATCAGTGACTAAATTGTACATGTTGAAGTGTTAAGTACTATCTCTTACAAGTATTAAGTGTTCTAGAGGCCATCCACACAGCTGCAAAAAGAGTTACATTTGGCTGAAATTTTGGGCGAGGTACAGTTCATGGATAATTAAAACTGCAAGACAGGGAAAAAAATGTTGTAAATTTGAGTTTTTCTTACTATATGAGGTATTATGTTGTCGGAAAAAATAATAGTGAAATGAGGTTTGTAGCAAAGGTATTCAGTCAATATAGAATGATTTTTTGTTGAGGATGATCATGAATTTTATGGGTTCATGTCCAGATATTTAGAAGCTGCAGGATattatattcaatatttattgaaATACGTTATCTTCATTGTTACTGTTGGAGCTAAGAATTAAATTCTGCAACTACCGAAATAAATATGTTTTCTCATCTTAGCAATATATCCCCTACCTGCTTTCTATCCTTCCATGTTAGTGGAGCCAGGCCCAGTTCAGGATAAACAAGAAGAAGTGATACAatgagaagagaagaagcagcAGAAAGAGGGCGGGAAGGTTGTAGCCGCCGTAGAGAAAGAGAAGGTAAATGTAGGCCTATACTTAATTGTGATTATGCAGTACGATGTATTTTAGAGCTGAGGATTCAGAGTTTTTTTAACAACAATTGTATGTAGACTCACTTTGAATTGGAAGCTATGTGGTTCAACTGTCTCAGTATGAGCTCACGTGATAGACAAAGATTGCCATGTAAGTTTGCATATAAAAATGATGCACAATGTCACATGAAGCAAGTtgtgcaaaaaaaattaaaatatataTTGTTCAATTTTTTTATAGAAAATATGTTGTACACAAAAATACTATTACccataaaaaaacaaaatattaTTACCACTCAATAAAAATGATAACTATTATTAAAAAAATAATTCAATTTTTATGTAAGCATTACATTACAttttaaaacttaaaaaaaactcCTTCTGTTCAAAAATAGATGTCTTGCATTTAATATTATAATTGACATTTATTAAAATTAATGTCGCATGATGACAAAACAAGTAGGTTCTGCACTTTTTTCTAACCTGATGCAACGCACGAGCATTTGTACTAGTCTCTCATAAGAAATCATACACATTGAAGCTGGCCTGAGTCGAGGCATCGAGCGTTTGAGTTCTCGTGCTCAATTGATATTTCTCAGAGAAAGGAACCGCGGAAACCCTATCGATCTCTACACAGGTCCATGAGGATTGTCTGCCTCTCAATCTGAAGACTGCAAAAAACGAGATCGCTACACAAGCCATCGAAATCGTCCTGTTTCTCAATCTGGAAACCGCAACAATAGCTGTGTCGGCTTAGCTACAGGAAACGACATCGTCTTGCTGCCTTTGTCGCATCACACCGATCGAATTCAGACCACTGCCAATGCTGCCTTCCTAGTATCCCCTTTCAAATTTCACAATCGCTGCCTCGTCAAATAAACAACAACCATGAGATAGGTATAATTTTTTATATGTCTAATTGTTACGCAAGATATTATGTTGTATGCATTTTTTCTacgatgtatatatatatatatatatgtacattATAATTGCTGGTTAGTTACTATTTTTTAGTTTCGAAAAGGGCTCCGGATTTTTGTCGTTTCGGATAAATGATCTCTCAactcttagagcatctacaactggaTTCCGCATACTCATCTTAAATGCCCGAACAGACCGTCCGATCACTAAACGGTTATAAAAAATAGACCTAACCGGACCCCTCAAACGAGCCTCAAACGCCCGAGCTGACTGGCACCCCTCATATTCAGCACCAATATGGAGCAGATATGGAGGCGCCTGGGCATGCCCGACACGTCGTCCTGATGGCGTGGCCCCGACCCACGCGAACTCGCCCGACAACCCGTAGGTCCAACGGGTGCCTCGACTGCCGCTGCGGTGTGAATGCCACGTGgcgccgccccggctcgtcgacCGACGTCCCATAGCCCTAACACATCCACCTTCTCCCTCACTCCATCGCCACCGAGCCCAACCGCCTCCtcttcccctctctccattcTTAGTATGATCCGCCGTAGGATCATCACCTACGCTCAGCTCACCTCAGAGCGTCGGATGCAGATCGAGGCGGAGATCCAGGTTCCGCGCGCCGCATGCATCGCTGCGAATCTCCCTCTAGATTTGCCGAaaatgaaggaggaggagtagtcgAAGGAGGGGGTGCCGGAGGCCATGGAGGACGGCGagccggtggaggaggaggacccgAAGATCCATGCTCCAGCCTTGAACATGGCAGAGGCGGACGCAGAGTTCGTCGTCGTCCAAGCCGAGGAGATGATGGAGCAACACGCCATCTTGGATTTTCATACGGAATGAGACCGAGGTGGAGGCCAaccgtcggcttatcccatagaggCATGCAGAGGACGATGCTCTCTACGACGAGCTCGAGGCAGACATAACGACGGAGAAAGCCATAGCGGAGCAGTCAGATGTGCCGAAGGGGGCCACAATAGAGGCGCCGGAAGGAGTGAAGCTACAACTCCCATACATCTATGTGTCGGAGGGCACGAAGATCGTCAAAATCTCCGACGAAGAGTGGATAATTTCAACTTAGTAAGTTGGTTTATATTTGCATGTATTTTGTATGAATTTAAGAAATAAATATTAAAAGTTGGTTTATAGTTGCATGCATTTTGTGTAAATTTAAGAAATGAATATTAAATGTGCGAATGCGGTAGTTTTTGAAACGGTTTGTACGTGGATGCTTCCGGACGTATCCGCTGACATTTGATGGACCAGATTTGTAAGTTAGTGTTGTAAATGCTTTTAACTCTCAAGTCTCAAGTTATAAGACCGGATGTATCTGGTCGATCGTACTATCTGGATTAGCTCCAAATGACGATGCGCCCTGCTTGCTTTTGACTAAAACTTGACACGCTTGCAAACTTTGACCACGTGCTGCGTCCAGTGCCGGCGTTCACCTCATTTTCTTTTCCCTTTTATTTAAACCCTGTTTGGTTCTAAATAAGTCAACAACTTATAAGTTAAAAAGTGTAAAAAATGACTTATTTTGTCAAACAGACCCAACTTACcttaacttataagtcataagttgctacactccaacttaaaacttataagtcatcTACTTTTGTATGAAaatgtgacttataagtcagatgaTAACCAAACAGGcatgacttataagtcactggttttaCGTCACCtgataagtcaggtgacttattgAAACCAAACGTGACCTTACGTAGGTGTAAAAAGTTCGGACGCCGAGAGTCTTCGTGGATCCACAGACTCCGGCCGCGAGCTGCCGGAATCAGCCTACGAGCAGTTTTTTGAGATGCGCAGTGAGGAAGAGGACAAGTCGACCCTTCCGGAGAGGGCCAGCGCCGTCGACATGCCTCCAGGGGACGACACGTCCCTCCCCCCGCTTTCATATCCGTTCCAAAGGCGCACCGCGCACATACGTGTTCACGTACGGTAATGCGTTGTGATGGCCGCCTTTCGATTCTCCCTGCCTCGTGGACTGATTTACCACACACGCGTCACGGAGCACCTCCTACCCTTTTTCTGCGACGAAGGATACTAGTTAACTCGCCTCTGCCTCACGTCGTGGCGTAATTATTAACTGCTAGCATCTGTGTTTGCTTTGGATCATATACGTCATACTGGAGCGGGGAGGAGGAGAACGATGGTTTGAATTGGTTCTCTTCACGAGTGGCTTCTTTTTTCTCAATCCGTCCCACTACGCACTACCGGTACGATGATGCAATCCGGGATAAATTAGTACAAAGTTTAATAAACTTTGAAAGAGATAAAAGACCATCTGCAGTCACGCATTCCAAACCTGCGTTAAAGCATCTCCACGAACGGCTCGACCGGTCAAAAGAAAAACAATTCAAACACATGTCTTAAACGGATTTTAAATGTTCGGTCTGACTGACATTCCTTATATTCAATCTAAATATAGAACAAATATAGAGGGTCCGGATGCATCCGTCATGTCGGACCAGACAGACCTGCCCCTCATAAGTTGCACCAAATTCATTACTCTTTCCCTATCTCCCACCCCTTTCCTACATTCCCCGTGTCCGAGTCCTCTTGTCTGTCACTCTTGGTCCTGATCCTCGCGAGCGGTCCTGATCCATCGTCCTGGATGTTGTCCAGCCCGTCTCCGATCGACACGAGTGAGGTTGCATCCGCCTAGTCCATTGGTGTCTCGTCCTCTTCTTCGTCATGCAAGTCCCAGAACGTAGCCCGGATGGACTGGTGATGGACACAGCGAGAGACGGAAGCGTTGGCATCGTAGGGAGCAGATGCGAACATGGACGAGCCGATGACTCCTTCGCGACGCTCGGGACCCCTCATCCCATCCATCAAGTCATCGACAAGGATCGCGCCGTCCGGCCCGATTGAGACAAAGGAGGATCCAACGGTCGATTGGGGCATTTCAGAGAGCTATCCGCCCACGCATATGCCGATAGTGAACGGTTGTCCCTCGTCGTAGCTGGTTCGGGCGCGCGCAAGCACGGGTACCGGTGGCGCCCCACAACATGTTCGACGGAGTGACACAACAAGACTCACTATATTCTTGTTAATCCCGTCTGATCAACTTTGCATATGCCATGTTCAAT
This region includes:
- the LOC123396356 gene encoding transcription initiation factor TFIID subunit 15 isoform X1, which translates into the protein MAGYMSRGPPNGSIYVCNLPPGTDETMLAEYFGTIGLLKKDKRTGHPKIWIYRDKVTNEPKGDATVTYEDPHAASAAVEWFNNKDFHGSIIQVHIAESKNKDTVDNFTNVSVDAEIVGQDELDNGSGRGRGRGDGPAKAWQQDGDWMCPNTSCGNVNFAFRGVCNRCGASRPAGVSGSGGGGGRGRGRGSDDARGSRAAAAVGGPPGLFGPNDWPCTMCGNVNWAKRTKCNVCNTSRPGHNEGGVRGGRGGGFKELDEEELEEVRRRRKEAEEDDGEMYDEFGNLKKKFRAKSHQTESTPTLPGSGRAGWEVEHRGSTEREGRERSRDRGRDDYDERESKNRDRGSHGRERRRSRSRSRDREKERGRDRGRDRGNERSWERGTDRERDRYR
- the LOC123396356 gene encoding transcription initiation factor TFIID subunit 15 isoform X2, with translation MAGYMSRGPPNGSIYVCNLPPGTDETMLAEYFGTIGLLKKDKRTGHPKIWIYRDKVTNEPKGDATVTYEDPHAASAAVEWFNNKDFHGSIIQVHIAESKNKDTVDNFTNVSVDAEIVGQDELDNGSGRGRGRGDGPAKAWQQDGDWMCPNTSCGNVNFAFRGVCNRCGASRPAGVSGSGGGGGRGRGRGSDDARGSRAAAAVGGPPGLFGPNDWPCTMCGNVNWAKRTKCNVCNTSRPGHNEGGVRGGRGGGFKELDEEELEEVRRRRKEAEEDDGEMYDEFGNLKKKFRAKSHQTESTPTLPGSGRAGWEVEHRSTEREGRERSRDRGRDDYDERESKNRDRGSHGRERRRSRSRSRDREKERGRDRGRDRGNERSWERGTDRERDRYR